Proteins encoded together in one bacterium window:
- a CDS encoding DUF1653 domain-containing protein, whose protein sequence is MIVRPGIYQHYKGKRYKVLGVVNHSETLEKLVLYQALYESEGFGKDALWVRPLEMFMEDIDFKGMKIPRFQMVNPCCSTDSCCE, encoded by the coding sequence ATGATCGTAAGACCGGGTATTTATCAGCACTATAAGGGCAAGCGTTACAAAGTTTTGGGTGTCGTTAATCATTCAGAAACGCTTGAAAAACTTGTTTTATATCAAGCATTGTATGAAAGTGAAGGCTTTGGCAAAGATGCTTTATGGGTGCGGCCGCTTGAAATGTTTATGGAAGATATTGATTTTAAGGGCATGAAAATACCGCGTTTTCAGATGGTAAACCCGTGTTGTTCGACTGATTCGTGCTGTGAATAA
- the asnS gene encoding asparagine--tRNA ligase, whose translation MTTRTKIKNVSEKNINSTMVIKGWIRSTRTQKNFSFIAVNDGSTMAPLQVIADSSAKNYDTLLDKLAVGAAVMIEGTLVASQGGKQAFELKASAIELIGECDPETYPLQKKQHTFEFLRTIAHLRPRTNTIGAIARVRNALAFATHNFFQEQGFLYVHTPIITQSDCEGAGQMFQVTTLDLNKVPKNDKGTPDYSQDFFGRQAYLTVSGQLNGETYACSLSDIYTFGPTFRAENSNTSRHLAEFWMIEPEMAFANLKDDMTCAENYIKYCLRNALDNCQEDLEFFNRFIDQGVLKRLEHVVNSPFEHIPYTQAIELVQKADKKFDYQVTWGSDLQTEHERYLAEEYCKRPVIVTDYPKDIKSFYMRLNDDNKTVAAMDVLVPGVGELIGGSQREERLDVLKKRMAECNINADDYWWYMELRTFGSIPHAGFGLGFERLVQFTTGMENIRDVIPFPRSPKNLSF comes from the coding sequence ATGACAACGCGCACAAAAATAAAAAACGTTTCAGAAAAAAATATTAACTCAACAATGGTAATCAAGGGTTGGATTCGCTCAACCCGCACCCAAAAAAACTTCTCTTTCATTGCCGTAAACGACGGCTCAACCATGGCACCTTTGCAAGTAATTGCAGATTCTTCGGCCAAAAATTATGATACGTTACTTGATAAACTTGCCGTTGGCGCTGCCGTCATGATTGAAGGCACACTGGTCGCAAGCCAAGGCGGCAAGCAGGCGTTTGAGCTTAAAGCAAGCGCAATTGAACTGATTGGCGAATGCGACCCAGAAACGTATCCACTACAAAAAAAACAACACACCTTTGAATTTTTACGCACCATCGCCCACCTACGCCCACGCACTAACACCATTGGTGCCATCGCACGCGTTCGCAACGCACTCGCATTTGCTACGCATAATTTTTTTCAAGAACAAGGTTTTTTGTACGTTCATACGCCAATTATCACGCAATCAGATTGTGAAGGCGCCGGCCAAATGTTTCAAGTGACCACACTTGATTTAAACAAAGTACCAAAAAACGATAAAGGCACGCCAGATTATTCACAAGACTTTTTTGGCCGCCAAGCGTATTTAACGGTTTCTGGGCAGCTGAATGGTGAAACGTACGCCTGTTCACTTTCTGATATTTATACGTTCGGGCCAACCTTTCGTGCCGAAAATTCAAACACAAGCAGACATTTGGCAGAGTTCTGGATGATCGAACCAGAAATGGCATTCGCTAATTTAAAAGATGATATGACTTGCGCCGAAAATTATATCAAATATTGCCTGCGGAACGCACTTGATAATTGCCAGGAAGATTTAGAATTTTTCAATCGCTTTATCGACCAAGGCGTACTTAAGCGCCTTGAGCACGTTGTTAACAGCCCGTTTGAACATATTCCGTACACACAAGCAATCGAGTTAGTTCAAAAAGCAGACAAGAAATTTGACTACCAAGTAACATGGGGTTCAGATTTACAAACCGAGCACGAACGCTACCTGGCAGAAGAATATTGCAAGCGGCCAGTAATTGTTACCGACTATCCAAAAGATATTAAATCTTTTTATATGCGCTTGAATGATGACAACAAAACAGTTGCCGCCATGGACGTTTTGGTACCAGGCGTTGGAGAACTGATTGGCGGCAGCCAACGTGAAGAGCGTCTTGATGTCTTAAAAAAACGTATGGCTGAATGCAACATTAACGCTGATGATTATTGGTGGTACATGGAATTGCGAACCTTTGGCAGCATTCCACACGCAGGATTTGGGCTTGGCTTTGAACGCTTAGTACAATTTACTACTGGCATGGAAAACATCAGAGACGTTATTCCATTCCCTCGTTCACCAAAAAATCTTTCTTTTTAA